The following is a genomic window from Sporocytophaga myxococcoides DSM 11118.
GATGAGCTATAATTTAAGAGGTAATGCGTCCTATTCTTTTGGTTTTATGGGGCAGTACATTCTTGGAGACCGTTTGGGAATAGAAACAGGAACAGTTATTAGTTATCAGCAATACTCACGGATGGATTTAAAGAACTCCATAAAGAGTTTACTCAGCATCGATTCTTCTATTGGAATTATCAATTATCAAATTCCAATTCAGCTATTTTATAAATTCAATCATCCAACTAATCCATATAAACATTTCAAGATTACATCAGGTATGTCTCTTGACATGCTTGAAGCGGAGTTCCTATATCAGCAATACAATCATCTGATTCTTTCAAAATACCTTATAGAGTTTCGGATGGGAAATGAAGGCAAGAGGTTCGGAAGGCTTGAATATGGATTGCAATATCAATGTTCTATCGGAGGAGAACATAACTTTCCAAGATCTACCAAAAATTCTTCAGATGCTCTCAGTATTAAATACAGCCTTATCTCTTTCAATATTTATTATTTCTTTCTCAACAAAGATTTATAAAAGCCCGATGAGTACACCGGGCTTAAAACTATTCATCTATTTCAGATTCTTTAGAAAATCATCAATCAGCACAGAGACTTCTGTATGAAATTCCTCCAAAGCAAAATGTCCGCTATTCAATAAATGTAGTTGGGCATTAGGGAGGTCTTGCTTGTAGGCAACCGCACCGTTGCCTGTAAATAGTGCATCATTTTTTCCCCATGTGATCAAAGTTGGAGGTTGATGATCACGTAAGAATTTTTGCCAGGCCGGATATTGCTTTAAATTATTCTTATAATCATACAACAAATCGAGTTGGATTTCTTTATTGCCAGGACGATCAAGGAAATACTGATCATAGTGCCATGCATCAGGACTAATTTTCTTTATGTCTTCAGCTCCATCTACATATTGCATCCTAGTCCCCTCAAGTGAAAGCATGTTTCTCATAGCTCCTTCAGTTTCCGGATTCCTATTTGCCCAGAAACGTTTGCCATCTTCTGTTGCAGGCCCTAATCCATCGAGATAGGTATTGCCATTTTGAATAAGTAATGCCTGCAACAGTTCTGGTCTGCGAAGGATAATCCGATATCCGACAGGTGCTCCATAGTCTTGCATAAAGAGGCTGAATTTTTTCAATCCAATAGCGTCAACAAACTTCTCAATTGTTACAGAAAGGTTATCAAACGTATATTGATATTCTGTACGAGCTGGCATGTCGCTGTTCCCAAAACCTGGATAATCCGGAGCAATGAGGTAGTAGCGATCAGCAAGATCACGGATCAAATCACGATACATGTGGGATGAAGATGGAAATCCATGGAGCAATAAAATTGCTAGGTGATTTGGGTTACCAGCTTCACGATAAAAAATATTAACACCTTCAATACTGATGGTTTTATAGTTAATCGTATTCATGACTTATCTGATTAATGGTTAATGAATATTTAAAAATCGATCCTGAATTAATAGGCCGCAGTAAATCGCTTTTTGATAAACTTACCTTGTTCCACTTCGTCAAGTATAGCTACACTTAGATCTTCTACAGACAAACGACTCTCATTATTGGCATCGAAGACGGGAGTATCAAGGGCTGTTCTGTATTTCCCTGTGCGTCCATCTGTGATACCTGCATGCATGAGTATTGCAGGACTTAAGAATGTCCAATCAAGCTCCGTTTCTTTTTTCAGGATATTCAAATAATCACGTGCGGCAGTTGCTCCTGTTTTATATTCAGCCGGGAATTGTGGAGTATCAACGAGCTGAACACCTGGAGCGATCTCAAGGCTACCGGCACCACCCACAACAAATAAGCGCTTTACACCAGCCTTTTTTGTCGCGCTCTGAATAGCTTCAGAACCTTTGACAAAATCCTGGTACAAATTGGGATTCTCCCATCCTGCATTATAGGTGCTAACTACAACATCATGCCCCTTCAATACAGAGACCAGGCCATCGATATCAAACACATCCGCCTTTTTTACAGTGACCAGATTGCTTGTTATTTTTATATTTGCGGGATTACGTGCAATAGCTGTTACATTGTAACCACGTGATATCGCTTCATTAAGAACAGCAGTTCCTACAAATCCAGAAGCACCAATTAATGCAATTTTCATAAGTTATGTATTTAAGTTTAAATTGTAACTATTTTTATTACAGTTATGGTAAAAAAAAATCAACTAAAGTTTTTGTGGAAATCAGACAGGGATATATTTCCCAACTTTTTCAACACAGCGCTTTCGGCATCTTCATATAATGCATTGAGCTGTTCGTTAATTTGCTTTCCGATCTTACAATCAGGATTGGGATCATTGACTGATTTTCCTAAAACCGAATTTTGCCCTACAGCCTTATAAATATCAGCAACCATAATCTTTGAAGCTGGTTTAGCGAGAGTAAATCCCCCCGCCTTCCCTTCTTTGCTTTCAACCAAACTGTGCTTCTTCAGATTAGCAATTTCCTTTCTGACCAGCACAGGATTAATGTTTATACTACCAGCAATAAACTCGGACGAAAGCACCTCCCCTTTAAATCTCTCCAGGAGGGTAAGGATATGCATCGATATGGCAAAGCGTCCGTTCATTTCTTTACTGTAACTATTATTATTACAGTAAAGAAAGTATAAAAGTTTTAACCTTCCAAAGAAATATTCACATTTTTAACAATCCAAAACACTGAACCTTGATTTACAACAACTTAAAAGATCAACAAAATCTTGAAAGGAAGCGAACTTCAAACTTCTCCAGGTCTGACTATAACATATCGATAAAAATAACTTCCCTTCATTATACAAGTTATCACTTGGAACATTAAAGATTAATTCCAGAGGTAATAGTAGGTTAAGAACATTGTAGATCGCAGCATATGAAAAACTTGTTAGGAATCTTGGGGTCTATATTAAAATCGGTTCTGATATTTTTCCTTTTGTTATGGGGAACACTGGCAATATACTTCTCAAACCTGCCTGTATTTGCTTTACGCATTGGACTTGCTACCATATTCTTAGCTTTCGGTATTTGGGCCTTGTGGATAAACAGAAATCCAAAATGGATCTTTCTATTCGCAATTGCCTATGCTGGACTGATTGTGTGGTGGATGACAATCAAACCTTCACATAATAGACAATGGCGTCCGGAAGTTGCCGTAATGCCAAGAGCAACAATCAATGGAGATTCCGTTCATATTACAGGATTTAGAAATTTTGAGTATAAGACATATAATGATTTTACAGTCCACTATGAAGATCGCGATTATTTGCTTTCCCATCTGACCTCTGTAGACTTTTTCATCTCATACTGGCACGTGGGCCCTGTGGGGCATACATTTGTAAGTTTTAATTTTGATAATGCATTACCCCTTTGTATTTCAATAGAAACGCGTCCCGAAGTTGGTGAAGGTTTCGCTCCTATAGCTTCCCTCTTCAAACAATTTGAGTTGATCTATCTGGTCGGAGATGAAAGAGACATTGTTGGAGTCCGAACCAACCACAGGCATGAGGAAGTATATCTTTATCCAATAAGAATCGCACCAGAAAATGCACGTAAACTTCTATTGATATATTTATCAAGAATTAATGAGCTCGCTGATCATCCTGAATTCTATCACCTTCTGAGCAATAACTGTACAATTAATATAGTTCGCTATGCGAATAAAGCAGGACGAAAAGGTCGCTTTAATTTATATCACTTTCTCAATGGCTTTATTGATCAGTATCTTTATAGTGCGGGTTTTATTAACACAAAAATGCCCTTTGAAGAACTTCGTAAGTTATCGAAAATCAATGGCGTTGCTCAAGCGGGTGATGCAGAACATTCACCTGACTTCTCAAAACATATCCGTACTAATTTGCCCAAAGTAGAAGAGTAATTTCGGAATATTACTTTATACTTGTTTTATATAATTGAGACTTACACTACACTAATCTCCTATTTAGTTTTAAATTTTCATTCACAACCTTTTTTTTGCATATTAAAAAATTTCAAACATACTTCGACTATAATTATAGCCTGAGCCTACATATTTTTCATTCTTCCTAATTTGTAAAATAAAGTAAATCAGTATTTCTTTATGTGAATATCACTTCAATTCTCATCCATTGGAATAAGAAAATAAGGTCCATCTAAGGGTGTAATTGGAGATGTTCTAATAAATGACCTGTAATTACTAAGGTTACTATTGTAAGATGGTAAAATTCCTTCAATTGGAATTTTAGTATAATGAGGCGAGTTTGTATTTACAATTTCATTAGAAGTTAAAATACGTATTACCTTTTTTTCAATGTACTGCCATTCATCAACGAATATTATAAGTGCCACAATTCGCTTGGTCGTCCTTAAAAACTCATTAATAGCTTTTCCCAGCATATCAGGTAAATCATTTATTCCAAGCCAGCTTCCAGGATAGCCTAAAAATATAACACCAGGTGAATTTTCAGGCAATTGCTTTCGTGCGTCTATTAATGTATTCAGAATAGTCCCTTTGGTCAATCCTGTTTTTTCAAGTTTACTTTTCATTTCGCAATACAGGATTTCACCATTTGCCAAGCAAATTTTGGTATCATAATCTTTTCTCTTTTCTCCCTGCGGCTTTACAAAATAAAAGTTTTGTTTACTCAAACAAAGAAGTTTAGCTCCCTGCAAGACTGCATAGTTAGCCTCTATATCTCCATTACTTATTAGTTTAAAAACCTCTTCAATTCCTTCTATATTTTGCAGATTAAAAAGCATCTCAGCCAAATCTATAACCCTATTTTGGTGTTTAATTTCTTCTTCTTTATTCAGAGGAAATACATAAAGGAAATTATTTTTAACTTTTATTGTTGGAGTTTTCCAAGGTTGATCAAATAAGTTTACTTCAAGTTTACCTAATTTGGGCAGATATTTTAGTTGAACGTTGTTTTCGGACCAATTTGGACCGAAGAAATGTATAAGTGTATACTGGGCCATATAATAAGCAATGCATAAATCAGGTTCCTTAACTGATGGGTCATTTTTAAATGCTTGCAAATTATTTTCCCAAAAATCTAGAAGATCATGTGAAACTTTCTGTAAAGGGAATCTTTTCTCCACCTTATTCATTTTTATATATTTTCTAAATTAAGACCTGTATTATTGAATAAATTATGTTGACCAATCTACAATTGTATATGCTTTTAAAGTGTTTTTTCAAGTGTCGAATAAAAAAGTTGAGACCATTTGAATAAAAGGTAGAAAAAAGAATTGATTTTACCTTAGGAAGTGCTGATGAATTATCTAGTTCCTTCTAATTTGATAATCAACCTTTATCCACCAAAGCCTGGCACTTCATTTGTTTGATCTTTTTGTCGAACATCATATCATTTTTTTTTCAAACGTTCAAACTATGAAGATCCGTTTTTTAATCATCTTTTTTTTCATGATAACTTTGAGTTCAGCATTTGCTCAAACAAACTTTTATGAAAGGTTAGCCGACTCTGCTTTTGTATTAACCAAACAGAAAGTAGTATATGATCCTACGTACTTTGTAATTAATTATCCTAATGGAGATATTCCTAATGGCAAAGGAGTTTGTACGGATGTCGTAATCCGTGCTTACAGAAAGCTTGGCATTGACCTTCAGAAAGAAGTACATGAAGATATGAAAGTCAACTTCAAAATCTACCCTACCAAATGGGGGCTCACAAAACCAGACAAAAACATAGACCACAGAAGAGTACCCAATCTCATGATGTTTTTCTCAAGACATAACAGTACAAAAATTATTTCTCAGAATCCAAAAGATTATCAACCTGGGGATATCGTTTGCTGGAATTTATACGATGCTGTAACGCATATTGGCATTGTGGTTAAAAATAGATCCGCAGATGGTCAGAGATATCTTGTGGTGCATAATATAGGTGCAGGACAGGTTATGGAAGATTGTTTATTCAGCTACAAAATCATAGGACATTATAGATACAAAAAGTAAAGATCACAATTGCGACTTTATTGCTTCATCATTATACTTACTACTAACAAAAAGCCTGGAATTATTTTAAACCCAGTTTTTTTTAATTAGCCTCATAGAAAATAAATAACTACTTTTTTCAAACGCAAATGATTTGCGACCTGGTCTGCTAAGTTTACACTACTAAATAAAAGGACGTTCTCTCGTCATATTCAATCAGTAGTAATTAATAAGTGTCTTAAAAAAATCTATTTCTAGCAGGACTGCGGATTAGCGAAAAAACTTTTGGTCAAAGACGGTGATCAAGATGTAACTTTTGTTAATACTCAATAGTGCTTGCAACGCATTTTCATTTTTAATTAAAATTTGTTCCAGTAAACATTTTTCACTTTTAAACAAAAACATATGTGCGATTTCAACTCAGTTTTAGCATTGCTAACCTCCGGAGGAATAGCAATTGCATTAGCAGCCGGA
Proteins encoded in this region:
- a CDS encoding alpha/beta fold hydrolase is translated as MNTINYKTISIEGVNIFYREAGNPNHLAILLLHGFPSSSHMYRDLIRDLADRYYLIAPDYPGFGNSDMPARTEYQYTFDNLSVTIEKFVDAIGLKKFSLFMQDYGAPVGYRIILRRPELLQALLIQNGNTYLDGLGPATEDGKRFWANRNPETEGAMRNMLSLEGTRMQYVDGAEDIKKISPDAWHYDQYFLDRPGNKEIQLDLLYDYKNNLKQYPAWQKFLRDHQPPTLITWGKNDALFTGNGAVAYKQDLPNAQLHLLNSGHFALEEFHTEVSVLIDDFLKNLK
- a CDS encoding DUF1287 domain-containing protein yields the protein MITLSSAFAQTNFYERLADSAFVLTKQKVVYDPTYFVINYPNGDIPNGKGVCTDVVIRAYRKLGIDLQKEVHEDMKVNFKIYPTKWGLTKPDKNIDHRRVPNLMMFFSRHNSTKIISQNPKDYQPGDIVCWNLYDAVTHIGIVVKNRSADGQRYLVVHNIGAGQVMEDCLFSYKIIGHYRYKK
- a CDS encoding Rrf2 family transcriptional regulator — encoded protein: MNGRFAISMHILTLLERFKGEVLSSEFIAGSININPVLVRKEIANLKKHSLVESKEGKAGGFTLAKPASKIMVADIYKAVGQNSVLGKSVNDPNPDCKIGKQINEQLNALYEDAESAVLKKLGNISLSDFHKNFS
- a CDS encoding NAD(P)-dependent oxidoreductase, translated to MKIALIGASGFVGTAVLNEAISRGYNVTAIARNPANIKITSNLVTVKKADVFDIDGLVSVLKGHDVVVSTYNAGWENPNLYQDFVKGSEAIQSATKKAGVKRLFVVGGAGSLEIAPGVQLVDTPQFPAEYKTGATAARDYLNILKKETELDWTFLSPAILMHAGITDGRTGKYRTALDTPVFDANNESRLSVEDLSVAILDEVEQGKFIKKRFTAAY
- a CDS encoding DUF4105 domain-containing protein, with translation MKNLLGILGSILKSVLIFFLLLWGTLAIYFSNLPVFALRIGLATIFLAFGIWALWINRNPKWIFLFAIAYAGLIVWWMTIKPSHNRQWRPEVAVMPRATINGDSVHITGFRNFEYKTYNDFTVHYEDRDYLLSHLTSVDFFISYWHVGPVGHTFVSFNFDNALPLCISIETRPEVGEGFAPIASLFKQFELIYLVGDERDIVGVRTNHRHEEVYLYPIRIAPENARKLLLIYLSRINELADHPEFYHLLSNNCTINIVRYANKAGRKGRFNLYHFLNGFIDQYLYSAGFINTKMPFEELRKLSKINGVAQAGDAEHSPDFSKHIRTNLPKVEE